From a single Mobula birostris isolate sMobBir1 chromosome 13, sMobBir1.hap1, whole genome shotgun sequence genomic region:
- the LOC140207579 gene encoding muscarinic acetylcholine receptor M2-like, with the protein MANSTQANASLSNLTDIERGSAYKTVGVIFIVTSALSLSLVTIIGNILVMLSIKVNRQLQTINNYFISSLACADLIIGVFSMNLYTTYIVIGYWPMGPVMCDLWLALDYVASNASVMNLLIISFDRYFCVTKPLSYPVKRTSKMAGMMIAAAWLLSFILWAPAILFWQFIVGGRTAKEGECHVQFFSNPVVTFGTAIAAFYLPVITMTILYVQISRASKSQIKKDKKEPESNKDTISPSLVRGKIMKPSNNNVSSAPDGLQNVKVQNGEAAGEVMTDHCGQGEEKEISNDSTSLSVVPSIQEEEGTIDESTQVSTAQRHCSIGSSKLSSIKVVTKSQKSEYCATTVEIVSDNSTKNSKDKKLTAAHKIIKMTKTPAKKKKGSVTREKKVTRTILAILLAFIITWTPYNVMVLINTFCSVCVPNKVWTIGYWLCYINSTINPACYALCNTTFKKTFKHLLLYQYKDIGASR; encoded by the coding sequence ATGGCTAATTCAACACAGGCAAATGCATCTCTCAGCAACCTAACAGACATTGAAAGAGGAAGCGCTTACAAAACAGTTGGAGTAATCTTCATTGTGACTTCAGCATTATCTTTGAGTCTGGTGACCATTATCGGAAACATTCTGGTTATGCTTTCTATTAAAGTAAACAGACAGTTACAAACAATTAACAACTATTTCATTTCCAGCTTAGCCTGTGCTGATTTGATTATTGGTGTGTTCTCTATGAACCTTTACACCACTTACATCGTCATTGGCTACTGGCCCATGGGCCCAGTGATGTGTGATTTATGGCTGGCTCTAGATTATGTTGCTAGTAATGCATCTGTCATGAACCTTCTTATCATCAGCTTTGACCGATACTTCTGTGTGACAAAGCCTCTCAGCTACCCTGTGAAGAGAACCAGCAAGATGGCAGGGATGATGATTGCAGCTGCTTGGCTGCTGTCATTTATCCTGTGGGCTCCTGCCATTCTCTTCTGGCAGTTCATTGTAGGAGGGCGGACAGCTAAAGAGGGTGAGTGCCATGTACAGTTCTTCTCAAATCCAGTTGTCACTTTTGGCACTGCAATAGCAGCTTTCTATCTACCGGTTATTACCATGACTATTTTGTATGTGCAAATATCCCGTGCTAGCAAGAGTCAGATCAAGAAGGATAAGAAAGAGCCCGAGTCAAACAAAGACACCATTTCTCCCAGTCTAGTGCGGGGCAAAATAATGAAACCGAGTAACAACAACGTTTCCAGTGCACCTGATGGGTTGCAGAATGTCAAAGTACAAAATGGCGAGGCAGCTGGGGAAGTAATGACGGATCATTGTGGCCAAGGAGAGGAAAAGGAGATCTCCAATGACTCGACTTCGCTCAGTGTGGTCCCTTCCATCCAGGAGGAGGAAGGAACGATTGATGAGAGCACACAGGTCTCCACTGCACAAAGGCATTGTAGCATCGGCAGCTCCAAGCTCTCCAGCATAAAGGTTGTCACTAAATCCCAAAAGAGTGAGTACTGCGCTACCACAGTTGAAATAGTGTCAGACAACAGCACCAAGAATAGTAAAGACAAAAAGCTCACCGCAGCCCACAAGATTATTAAAATGACAAAGACCCCTGCTAAGAAAAAGAAGGGATCTGTTACCCGGGAGAAGAAGGTGACCAGGACCATCCTGGCTATTCTGCTGGCATTTATCATCACCTGGACCCCATACAATGTCATGGTACTCATTAACACTTTCTGTTCAGTCTGCGTCCCTAACAAAGTATGGACTATTGGATACTGGCTCTGTTACATCAACAGTACTATCAACCCAGCCTGCTATGCACTATGCAACACTACCTTCAAGAAAACCTTCAAACATCTTCTCTTGTATCAATATAAAGACATTGGTGCATCAAGATAA